One part of the Glycine soja cultivar W05 chromosome 11, ASM419377v2, whole genome shotgun sequence genome encodes these proteins:
- the LOC114374801 gene encoding uncharacterized protein LOC114374801, whose translation MRDIVSCFSENAVNVSHSSMSCSSYSNNACISPSSSSSSIVVPSTQNSISSVYKLVLSTLKQILITVTWCRSNSNQGLTITFNDGDDPPPPPFRLNTNSRLFRKKKGSKILESSSSDSSTKVEILWDLSNAKYESGPEPVQGFHVLIIIDSEIGLVLGDTAAAEETVSKRQNFKNNKNTPLAKVSLLSRREHCSGNTLYTTKAQFCDTGTWHDVMIRCSVEKENEGLLFKSPVLCVCIDKKTVIRVKRLHWNFRGNQTIFVDGLLVDLLWDVHDWFFNPSSSGYAVFMFRTRSGMDSRLWLEEKNAHKDKDRVEFSLLIYACKTS comes from the coding sequence atgagagacaTAGTTTCTTGCTTCAGCGAGAACGCAGTGAACGTGTCTCACTCTTCAATGTCGTGTTCTTCCTATTCAAACAACGCGTGCATCTctccctcctcctcctcctcctccattgTTGTTCCCTCCACCCAAAACTCAATCTCCAGCGTCTACAAACTAGTCCTCTCCACGCTGAAGCAAATTCTCATCACGGTCACATGGTGTAGGAGCAACTCCAACCAAGGACTCACCATAACCTTCAACGACGGCGATGACCCTCCACCACCACCCTTCAGACTCAACACCAATTCACGTCTcttcagaaagaaaaaaggcTCCAAAATCCTCGAATCTTCATCTTCTGACTCATCAACCAAGGTAGAAATCTTATGGGATCTCTCAAACGCCAAGTACGAATCAGGACCCGAACCTGTTCAGGGCTTTCACGTTCTGATCATCATCGACTCTGAAATAGGCTTGGTTCTTGGCGACACTGCTGCTGCTGAAGAAACAGTTTCCAAGAggcaaaatttcaaaaacaacaaaaacacccCTTTGGCTAAGGTCTCACTGTTATCACGAAGAGAGCATTGTTCTGGGAACACGCTTTACACCACCAAGGCTCAGTTCTGTGACACTGGCACGTGGCACGATGTTATGATCAGATGCAGTGTGGAGAAGGAGAATGAAGGGTTGTTGTTCAAGTCACCGGTTTTGTGCGTGTGCATTGATAAGAAGACTGTGATTCGTGTGAAGAGGTTGCACTGGAATTTTAGGGGGAACCAGACCATTTTTGTTGATGGGTTGCTTGTGGATTTGCTTTGGGATGTTCATGATTGGTTCTTCAACCCTTCTTCTTCTGGGTATGCGGTGTTCATGTTCAGGACTAGGAGTGGCATGGATAGCAGGTTGTGGTTGGAGGAAAAGAATGCACACAAAGATAAAGACAGGGTTGAATTCTCCTTGTTGATCTATGCCTGTAAGACTTCATAA